The genomic interval TCTCTGAAGAGAAATTTGTAGAGCTCAATCGAGGCAAAAACTGGTGAAAAAATTATGTCTTATTCTCATCCTTTCACTCTCTTTATTTGGGGCGCAGAGCCTTCAAGAAAAGATTCGAAGTTTTGTGGGTGCTTCAAAATATGAAACACAAAAAAACCTAATTCAAGTCCTTTTTGCGCAAAATAGCACCTTTGTAAAACCCAATGGTGAAGTGGACAGTGTCAAAGTGATTTCAACGCTTAAAAAAAATGGGTTGCTCCAACTTTTATACGATAGACCCATCCAGTTACGTTTGGCATTTCGTACACAAAGTGATCCGCTTATTTTTCTCAAAATTGTGAATGAATCCCTTGAAGCGATGGGGTATAACTATTTTTTAACAAACAATGCACTGCGCGATAGTGCGGGTTTCGTATGGGAGATTTACCTTCAAACCGAGCATATCGTCGATCCTGAAACCTTCGCGAATGCCCTTGAGGCTAGAGGATGCACTGTAACGAATATCGTAAAAAATGAAGACCATTACTGGTTTTATGACATTGATTCAAGTAACGCTTATCTGGGCGCTAAAAAGGTAGAAAGTGGTGTTACAACACCCTTAGGCAAGCCTTTAAAGCCTTATTGGATTGATGTGAAAAATAGGAGAGAGGTCACCATAACCGTTCACTCAGGTGATCGTTGGTTTCCCGATGTTGTCTTTTTTGATGAAAATTTGCATCTACTCAGTGATGTCAAATCGGAAGAATCGACACGAACGCTGAAGCTAAAAGTTCCTAGTAATGCCGTTTATTTGAAAATTGGCGATGCTTTTATGCTTGAGAATATAAAACATGGATTATCTTTACATGTAAAAGAGTAATAGGAGAAATAAAGATGTTTGATGAGATTAGATTTAATACCATTGATAGATTACCAGGGTATGTTTTTGCCGAAATTAATGAACTAAAGCTTGCAGCACGTCATGCGGGTGATGATATTATCGACTTTTCGATGGGCAATCCTGATGGAAGAACCCCACAGCATATTATTGACAAACTCGTAGAATCTGCTCAAAAAGATGGCACACATGGCTATTCGGTGAGCAAGGGTATTTATAAATTGCGATTGGCAATTTGCAATTGGTATGCACGGAAATACGGTGTTACACTTGATCCTAATACTGAAGCGGTTGCAACCCTAGGAAGTAAAGAGGGCTTTGTGCATTTAGCCCAAGCGATTATGAATCCAGGTGACGTGGCGGTTGTGCCTGATCCTGCGTATCCGATTCATGCCTATGCGTTTATGATTGCTGGTGGAAATGTTCATAAATTTAGCCTTGATTATGATGAAAAATATGTCTTGGATAAAGAGCTATTTTTTACAAAACTCAAAAAAGTGTTTAAAGAATCAGCTCCCAAGCCAAAATTTGTCGTCGTAAATTTTCCACACAATCCGACCTGTGTGACCACCGATGTCTCTTTTTACGAAGAGTTGGTTGCGTATGCTAAAGAAGAGCGCTTTTACATTATCAGCGATATTGCCTATGCAGATCTCTCCTTTGATGGCTATGAGACACCTTCCATTTTCCAAGTTGAAGGTGCTAAAGATGTCGCAGTTGAGTGCTATACGCTCTCCAAAAGTTACAATATGGCAGGCTGGCGTGTCGGTTTTGTTGTGGGTAACAAAAAACTTGTGGGTGCACTTCAAAAGATTAAATCATGGTTTGATTATGGCATGTTTACACCGATTCAAGTCGCTTCTACGGTAGCACTCGATGGCCCGCAAGAGTGTGTGGATGAAATCAGATCTACGTATCAAAAACGTCGCGATGTTTTAGTAGAGAGCTTTAACAATGCTGGCTGGCCGATGGAAAAACCGCAATCAACGATGTTTGTCTGGGCAAAAATTCCTAAAGTGGCAGCACATTTAGGCAGCATGGAGTTTGCAAAACAGTTGCTTCAAGAGGCAAAAATTGCTGTGAGCCCCGGTATTGGTTTTGGTGAAAGTGGCGATGGTTATGTGAGAATTGCGCTCATCGAAAATGAGAACAGAATCCGCCAAGCCGCACGTAATGTGAAGAAGTATTTGAAGAGTTTAGAAGGTTAAAGAATGATCAGAGTCGGAATTATAGGCGTAGGAACCGTTGGTAGCCACGTGGTTAAAATTTTACAAGAGAATGAAGACATTATCACAGCGCGTAGTGGCAAAAAAATTATTCCTATCATCGGTGTCGTCAAAGATACAACCAAAAAAAGGGATGTTAACCTCCCTTTGAGCAGCGATGTTAATGACGTTTTAGACAATCCTGAAGTCGACGTTGTGGTTGAACTCATGGGCGGCGTGGATGAAGCCTATAAAATTGTCACCCGTGCACTTAAAAATAAAAAAGCTGTTGTCACCGCCAATAAAGCACTTTTGGCGTACCATCGCTATGAATTACGCGATCTTGCTGGCGATACCCCCATTGGCTATGAAGCTAGTGTTGCGGGTGGAATACCCATTATTAAAGCATTGCGCGAGGGCTTAAGTGCCAATCATATTGAAGCGATTAAGGGCATTATGAATGGTACATGTAATTTCATTTTGACTAAAATGATGAATGAAAAAGCGGAATTTGCAGATGTTTTAAGAGAAGCGCAAGCGCTAGGATATGCCGAAGCTGATCCAACCTTTGATGTTGGTGGATTTGATGCTGCGCATAAACTGCTAATTTTAGCGAGCATTGCGTATGGCATTGATGTCAAGCCTGAAGAGATTTTGATCGAAGGCATTGAGCATATCAATAGCGAAGACATCTACTTTGCCAAAGAGTTTGGGTACAACATCAAACTGCTAACGATTGCGAAGAAAAGTGGCGATCAAGTTGAGCTTCGTGTGCATCCTGCCCTTGTGCCGATCACGCAGATGATCGCTAAAGTGGATGGTGTGATGAACGGCATTAGCGTTATCGGTGATCGTGTCGGCGAGACGATGTATTATGGACCAGGAGCTGGTGGAAGCGCTACGGCGAGTGCGGTTGTTTCAGACCTCATTGACATCGCGCGGCATACGCAAAATTCACCCATGCTTGGATTTATCAAACCGCTTGAAAAAAGTGGTTTGACGCTGATGAATAGGGATAATATTTGCACACAATATTACATTCGTGTTACGGTGGAAGATAAAATTGGTGTTCTCTCTAAAATCTCAGAGATTTTGGGAAAACACTCTATTTCTATCAGCAGTTTTTTACAAAAACAAGATGTGAAAAAAGAAGAGCGTGCGGTATTGCTCTTTTCAACCCATACATGTAAAGAGAGCGATATTCAAAAAGCACTCCAAGAGCTCAGTCAGTTGGAATTTGTTGAGCTTAAACCTGCAATGATCCGTATCGAGGCGTAAAATGAGTTTAAAGGTAGGAAAAGAGGCTGAAGAGAAGGCCTCTGCCTACCTTAAAAAAGAGGGACATACGATCCTTGCACAAAATTTTCACTCGAAATTTGGCGAAATCGATATTATTACATGTAAAGAGAATACCCTTCATTTCTGCGAAGTTAAATTTTCACACAAATACGATCCTATCACGCGTATTACCCCTTCTAAAATGACAAAAATCATCAAAACAATACAGTATTATTTGCTAACGCACCCCAATTCGTATGATTATCAAATTGATGCTATTTTAGTAACGCCAGAAACCATTGAAATAATAAAAAATATTAGTTACTAAAAAAATAACTTTATCCACTATGGTAATTTTAAAGTTAGAGTGAGTATAATTGACCATCTATAAAATAACGTTTTAGGGGAAAAAAAATGGGAAAATATTTAGAGTTGAATGCATCAAATTTTGATAGTACCGTAGCAGAAGGCGTAGCCCTAGTAGATTTTTGGGCACCTTGGTGTGGACCTTGTCGTATGATCGCTCCCGTTATTGATGAATTAGCAGGTGATTTTGAAGGTAAAGCAAAAATTTGTAAAGTCAATACCGATGAAGAGCAAGATGTTGCGATTAAATATGGCATTAGATCTATCCCTACGATCCTTTTCTTTAAAAATGGTGAGTTAGTAGACCAAATGATTGGTGCATCATCAAAACAAGTTTTAGCGGACAAAGTTAATTCACTTCTTTAATTAAAATTTTGCACGGAAGCCGTTAGACTTCCGTGACTACGTTACCTCTTTTGAACCATAAACATGATTTGTACGAGTATAGATACAACGTGTCATTCGGTCACTCTAAAAAAAGATAAGGAAAAATTATGTTAGATCTAGCAATTATTGGCGGCGGCCCAGCAGGTCTTAGTGCTGGATTGTACGCAACACGCGGTGGTTTGAAAAATGTAGTGATGTTTGAAAAAGGACTTCCTGGCGGACAAATCACCAGCAGTAGTGAAATCGAAAATTATCCAGGCAGTGCAGAAATACTCAGTGGTTTAGACTTTATGGCTCCTTGGTCAGAACAGTGTATGCGCTTTGGTCTTAAACATGCGATGGAAGAGGTCTCCCGCATTTCAAAAAATGCAGATGGCACGTTTACAATAGCGCTATCAGGCGGTAAAAGTGAACAGGCTAAAAGCGTCATTGTTTGTACTGGAAGTACGCCTAAAAAAGCCAATTTTGAAGGTGAAGCCGAATTTTTTGGAAAAGGGGTAAGCACCTGCGCAACCTGCGATGGCTTTTTTTATAAAAACAAAGAAGTTGTAGCCCTAGGTGGCGGTGACACTGCTCTTGAAGAGGCACTTTATCTCTCCCATATCTGCTCAAAAGTTTATCTTGTTCACAGACGTGATACCTTTAGAGCCAGTCCAAGTACCATCGAAAAAGTTAAAAATAATCCAAAAATTGAACTTATTTTAAATGTGACGGTCAAAAAAGCGTATGGCGATAAAACGGGACTGAACGGCATTATTGTCGTTGATGCTGAAGGCAAAGAGCGTGACATTGCCGTTCCTGGTGTCTTTGTCTTTGTTGGAATGAATGTCAATAATGCTATTTTGAAGCAAGAAGATGGTAGTTTTTTATGCGATATGGATGAAAATGGCAATGTGGTTGTTGATCTGAACATGCACACCTCGGTAAAAGGACTTTTTGCGGCAGGCGATTTAAGAATTAAAGCTTCAAAACAAGTGGTATGTGCGGCAGGCGATGGCGCAACGGCAGGTATTCAAGCTTTAGAATATGTGAACCATTAAGAAGGAAACGCGCGAATGATAGATGTTGGAATCCATGGCTCGACCGGTAGAGTAGGCAGATTGTTGATTGAAAACCTCATAAAAGATAAAGAGGCAAGACCACACGTTTTGCATGCACTGGAAGATTTTAACTTTATGCCTCCCAAAGAGGCAATCGTAACGGATGATGTTGTAGAACTGTTACAAAAAAGTGCTGTTATCATTGACTTTACCATTGCTATGGGGTGTGAAACATTGCTTGAAAATGCGCTGAAGCATCCTACTCCTCTTGTTATTGGAACGACAGGGCTTAACGAACATCAACAAAATCTCTTAAAAGAAGCGGCGAATAATATGCCTATTCTTTACTCTACTAATATGTCTTTGGGTGTAGCCGTACTCAACCGTTTGGTTGAGCTTGCTTCTAAAAGCCTGAGTGATTTTGACATTGAGATCGTGGAGCAACACCACCGTTTTAAAAAAGATGCACCCAGTGGTACGGCATTAACCCTTGGAGAGCACGCTGCTCGTGGACGAGGTCTTAATTTAGATGATGTACGTGTCAGTGGTCGTAATGGTCTTATTGGTGAACGTAGTAAAGATGAGATTGCTATAATGGCACTTCGTGGTGGTGACATTGTTGGGCGCCATACGGTAGGATTTTACAATGATGGTGAATTTATTGAGATGAACCATACGGCAACCAGTCGTGATACCTTTGCCAAAGGCGCTATCAAAGCCGCAAAGTGGATCATCAATCAACCAAATGGTCTTTATACCATTAGTGACTGTTTAGGTCTTTAAAAAAAGGTGATATGAACTTATGTGTGCAATTGTTGGTGTATTTGATGTAAAACATGCTTCTAAGATAGCCTATTATGCTCTGTTTGCGATGCAACATCGTGGTCAAGAAGCAACAGGTATCAGTGCCAGTGATGGCAAGAAAATCCGAACGATTAAAGATAATGGTTTAGTCACCGAAGTCTTTAACGAAGAAAAACTCGCTTTCTTACATGGCGACATGGCGATCGGGCATAACCGTTATTCAACCGCAGGAAGTGACTCGGTAAGAGATGCACAACCTGTCGCCGCTAGTTATAAACTGGGCGATATTTCTATTGTTCATAATGGAAATTTGATCAATAAACATGAAGTGCGAAGTAAATTGGTGGAACAAGGTGCTATTTTCCAATCTTCCATGGATACGGAAAATATCATCCATCTCATCGCTCGTTCCCAACAAGGCAAACTCAAAGACCGTATCATTGAAGCTTTACATGTAATCAAGGGAGCGTATTGTCTTTTGATTCAAAGTAGATCCAAAATGTTTGCTATCCGTGATCGTTACGGAGTTCGTCCGTTATCGATTGGTAAAATGAAAGAGGGCGGTTACATCGTTGCAAGTGAGACATGCGCACTTGATCTCGTAGATGCTGAGTTTGTAAGAGACGTCAGACCTGGCGAGATGGTTATTTTTCAACACGGTAAAGAGACCTTTGAAAGCATCCAACTTTTTGAGCCCGATCCACATATCTGCGCCTTTGAATTTATCTATTTCGCTCGTCCTGATAGCGTCATTGAAGGTAAAAATGTTTATGCCGCACGCAAAAAAATGGGTATGAAGCTCGCAGAACTCGCTCCTGTTGAAGCAGACTTTGTGATTCCCGTTCCTGATAGTGGCGTTAGTGCAGCATTAGGATATGCACAAGCCAGTGGCATTCCTTTTGAAATGGCGATTGTTCGAAAT from Sulfurospirillum multivorans DSM 12446 carries:
- a CDS encoding LL-diaminopimelate aminotransferase; protein product: MFDEIRFNTIDRLPGYVFAEINELKLAARHAGDDIIDFSMGNPDGRTPQHIIDKLVESAQKDGTHGYSVSKGIYKLRLAICNWYARKYGVTLDPNTEAVATLGSKEGFVHLAQAIMNPGDVAVVPDPAYPIHAYAFMIAGGNVHKFSLDYDEKYVLDKELFFTKLKKVFKESAPKPKFVVVNFPHNPTCVTTDVSFYEELVAYAKEERFYIISDIAYADLSFDGYETPSIFQVEGAKDVAVECYTLSKSYNMAGWRVGFVVGNKKLVGALQKIKSWFDYGMFTPIQVASTVALDGPQECVDEIRSTYQKRRDVLVESFNNAGWPMEKPQSTMFVWAKIPKVAAHLGSMEFAKQLLQEAKIAVSPGIGFGESGDGYVRIALIENENRIRQAARNVKKYLKSLEG
- a CDS encoding homoserine dehydrogenase, whose protein sequence is MIRVGIIGVGTVGSHVVKILQENEDIITARSGKKIIPIIGVVKDTTKKRDVNLPLSSDVNDVLDNPEVDVVVELMGGVDEAYKIVTRALKNKKAVVTANKALLAYHRYELRDLAGDTPIGYEASVAGGIPIIKALREGLSANHIEAIKGIMNGTCNFILTKMMNEKAEFADVLREAQALGYAEADPTFDVGGFDAAHKLLILASIAYGIDVKPEEILIEGIEHINSEDIYFAKEFGYNIKLLTIAKKSGDQVELRVHPALVPITQMIAKVDGVMNGISVIGDRVGETMYYGPGAGGSATASAVVSDLIDIARHTQNSPMLGFIKPLEKSGLTLMNRDNICTQYYIRVTVEDKIGVLSKISEILGKHSISISSFLQKQDVKKEERAVLLFSTHTCKESDIQKALQELSQLEFVELKPAMIRIEA
- a CDS encoding YraN family protein, which produces MSLKVGKEAEEKASAYLKKEGHTILAQNFHSKFGEIDIITCKENTLHFCEVKFSHKYDPITRITPSKMTKIIKTIQYYLLTHPNSYDYQIDAILVTPETIEIIKNISY
- the trxA gene encoding thioredoxin, which produces MGKYLELNASNFDSTVAEGVALVDFWAPWCGPCRMIAPVIDELAGDFEGKAKICKVNTDEEQDVAIKYGIRSIPTILFFKNGELVDQMIGASSKQVLADKVNSLL
- the trxB gene encoding thioredoxin-disulfide reductase, whose translation is MLDLAIIGGGPAGLSAGLYATRGGLKNVVMFEKGLPGGQITSSSEIENYPGSAEILSGLDFMAPWSEQCMRFGLKHAMEEVSRISKNADGTFTIALSGGKSEQAKSVIVCTGSTPKKANFEGEAEFFGKGVSTCATCDGFFYKNKEVVALGGGDTALEEALYLSHICSKVYLVHRRDTFRASPSTIEKVKNNPKIELILNVTVKKAYGDKTGLNGIIVVDAEGKERDIAVPGVFVFVGMNVNNAILKQEDGSFLCDMDENGNVVVDLNMHTSVKGLFAAGDLRIKASKQVVCAAGDGATAGIQALEYVNH
- the dapB gene encoding 4-hydroxy-tetrahydrodipicolinate reductase, with amino-acid sequence MIDVGIHGSTGRVGRLLIENLIKDKEARPHVLHALEDFNFMPPKEAIVTDDVVELLQKSAVIIDFTIAMGCETLLENALKHPTPLVIGTTGLNEHQQNLLKEAANNMPILYSTNMSLGVAVLNRLVELASKSLSDFDIEIVEQHHRFKKDAPSGTALTLGEHAARGRGLNLDDVRVSGRNGLIGERSKDEIAIMALRGGDIVGRHTVGFYNDGEFIEMNHTATSRDTFAKGAIKAAKWIINQPNGLYTISDCLGL
- the purF gene encoding amidophosphoribosyltransferase; the encoded protein is MCAIVGVFDVKHASKIAYYALFAMQHRGQEATGISASDGKKIRTIKDNGLVTEVFNEEKLAFLHGDMAIGHNRYSTAGSDSVRDAQPVAASYKLGDISIVHNGNLINKHEVRSKLVEQGAIFQSSMDTENIIHLIARSQQGKLKDRIIEALHVIKGAYCLLIQSRSKMFAIRDRYGVRPLSIGKMKEGGYIVASETCALDLVDAEFVRDVRPGEMVIFQHGKETFESIQLFEPDPHICAFEFIYFARPDSVIEGKNVYAARKKMGMKLAELAPVEADFVIPVPDSGVSAALGYAQASGIPFEMAIVRNHYVGRTFIEPTQAVRDLKVKLKLSPIHKILEGKKIVVIDDSIVRGTTSRQIVKLLKRAGAAEVHMRIAAPTIEHPCLYGIDTPSYKELISANKTVEEVREYIEADSLAFLSIEALKESIGNDMNYSLVSFDGNYFIK